From the genome of Falco cherrug isolate bFalChe1 chromosome 10, bFalChe1.pri, whole genome shotgun sequence:
GCCACGCTGTTCCCCCCgctgctcctgccacccccCGGCACCCTGACGTgggacaggcagctgcaggtggcCTGCGCGGCGCTGGGGCTGCCCGCCAACGCCTTCACCCTCTGGCTGACGGGCTGGCGCCTGCGCTGCCGGGGACTGGCCGCCTTCATCTTCAGCTTGGCTGCCTCCGACTTCCTCTTCCTCGCCAACTCGGTCCTGCAGATCTGGTCAGTGGCCCACCGTGACCAGGGGCCTCTGGACACCCCGCTGTGCCGCCTCCACCGATTCCTCAATGGCTTGGGCTACTACAGCGGGCTCTTCTTGCTGGCGGCCATCAGCCTGGACCGCTGCTTGCTGGTGGCCGCCCCGCTCTGGTACCGGTGCCGGCGGCCGGCCCGCTTGCCGGCGGTGCTGTGCGTGGGCGCCTGGCTGGTGGCGGGTGGCTGCAGCGTGCCCGACGCAGCGCTGTCAGTGGCAGATGAGCTGCTGCCCGGGTTGGTGGTGTGCCGGAGCCAGAGGGggagctgggacgtgccgttGCGTtggctggaggtggtggtggaggggcTGCTGCCCTTCTGCGTGGTGGTGGCTTGCCATGGGGTGGCCCTGGTGCTGGCCCGGTGCCGGAGCAGCCGAGGCGGCCACCCGCTCACCCGTTTCCAGTACATCGTGGTGGCCACGCTGAGTGCCTACGTGGTGCTGCATCTGCCTTTCCAGGtcacccagctgctgcacctGGTGGTCTCTGGGCCCCCTGACCACCTACTCtacctgctggggctggccttcaacctcagcagctgcctcaaCCCCTGCCTCTACCTGCTGCTCGGCTCCCGCACCTGCCATCACCTCACCCGCCTGCCACGGGCGGCCCTTGCccgcctgctgcctgccaccagcacccctgTGCCACCCACTGCCCTCAGCCCCGTGCCACCTGCCACTGGCACCCCTGTGCCACCTGGCACCGGCATCTCTGCACCACCCTCCACCGTCACCACCACGCCACCCACTGCCATCACCCCTGTGCCACCCACCACCCTCGCCCACCTGCCGGCCGAGGCACCCGTGGGgtccccaccagcagctccatgagctgcagccctgcctggcgcagcgtggggtggggtggggccAGGTGTGCCCCCACGTCCCCGCTGCGTCCCTGGCTGGGGAGACCCTCACCAGGCCCCACGCGGTCCCTGGCTGGGGAGACCCTCACCAGGCCCCACGCGTGGGCCAAGCCCcatgcccacccacccacccacctaaACGGGGTCTCGGTGGGGCACAGCCACCCCTGGGGACGTGGGGCAGAGTGTGGTGCTGGGAGGCTCAGTGGGTCCCCACGGGAGACCCGTGCCCAGCCACCGTGGAGGGGCCCTGCCCCACGGGGTGCCCTATGGGATGGCCCACGGGGACCCTGCCCCACGGGGAGCCCCCGCCCGACCCgatgcccccctgccccccaaggTACCGCCGCCCCCGGTGCCGTGGCCGCCCCCCCGATCCCGATCCCGCCCCCGCCCCCTGAGGCGCATGCGCGGGGCGGGGCGATCAGTCACTTCCGGCCCCGCCCacgccgccgccggccccgcgcgccgctgcccgctcccaccggcccggcccggccccggcccgccggtGAGTGTGGGCCTGGCCTCGGCCCGGgcccccggcacagccccccCCGGGCACGGCGGCTCCCGGTGCCGCGGGGgtggggcagcccccgggcccGGCCTGGGGGCACCGACCCCGGACCCGGACCTGGAGCGACCGTCCCCCGCCCCCATCCCTGGCCCCCGGGTCCCCATCCTCCTTCCTGACCCCACCCCTGGCCTTGTTCCTGTCGCCTcacccagcagggccagccctgtccccatcctgtcCTTGTCCCTgttcccatccctgtccccatctctgTCACCTGACCCAGCAGGACCACccgtgtccctgtccccatccctctccCTCACCCAGCAGGCCACCCCTGTTCCCATCGCTGCCCTTGTCTGTGTTCCCATCACCTGTGCCTTACCCAGCAGGACCATCCCTGTCCTtgtccccgtccccatccctgtccctcaCACCAGCAGTACCATCCCAGTCCCCATCCCCCGTCCTTTTCCCTGTCTCCATCCCTGTCCCTTACCCCAGCAGTACTTtccctgtccccatctctgTCCTTgttcctgtccccatccctgttcTGCTCCCCTGACCCCGACAGTGCCATGCCTGTCCTTTCTGTTCCCATCCCTGTACCCAGGGGCACAGCCTTGTCCCTGTCTCCATCTCTGGAGGGGccacccctgtccccacagcaggaGGGACACTCCCTGTCCTGTTCCGAGCCCCCATCCCC
Proteins encoded in this window:
- the GPR152 gene encoding probable G-protein coupled receptor 152 yields the protein MELNATLFPPLLLPPPGTLTWDRQLQVACAALGLPANAFTLWLTGWRLRCRGLAAFIFSLAASDFLFLANSVLQIWSVAHRDQGPLDTPLCRLHRFLNGLGYYSGLFLLAAISLDRCLLVAAPLWYRCRRPARLPAVLCVGAWLVAGGCSVPDAALSVADELLPGLVVCRSQRGSWDVPLRWLEVVVEGLLPFCVVVACHGVALVLARCRSSRGGHPLTRFQYIVVATLSAYVVLHLPFQVTQLLHLVVSGPPDHLLYLLGLAFNLSSCLNPCLYLLLGSRTCHHLTRLPRAALARLLPATSTPVPPTALSPVPPATGTPVPPGTGISAPPSTVTTTPPTAITPVPPTTLAHLPAEAPVGSPPAAP